A region of Sphingomonas crusticola DNA encodes the following proteins:
- a CDS encoding ferritin-like domain-containing protein codes for MSESRELHQTPEPEIVVGSREQLLHLLAEAAEIEHTLMCSYLYAVFSLKRAGEAGVGETEGAALERWRKAILNVAIEEMGHLAMVANLTVAVGGRPHFGRPNFPVAPGYFPSGVAVRLTGFNAETLDHFIFLERPQGVEGADSAEFEQDDYRREQARPGLMPSAQDYATIGYLYEAIRSNLGALDRELGRDGLFVSGTAGQIGRDVLDLKGIEPISDLAGALAAIDVIVEQGEGSAADREESHYRSFLGIRDELEELTRQDPSFVPAWPVADSPVLRQPPEPEGKVFVDHPEAVTLLDFACATYGLLLRCLVQCFARPETEGAAPNALMGAAIELMHVLGETATALARIPATTGHNGVNAGMTFTMLRGVEPLLHGSVERRLLVERAVALSNAAGAQSAKVRDALTRASDSLRGLGG; via the coding sequence ATGTCAGAGAGCCGTGAATTGCACCAGACGCCCGAGCCGGAGATCGTCGTCGGCTCGCGCGAGCAACTTCTGCACCTCCTCGCGGAAGCGGCCGAGATCGAGCACACGTTGATGTGCAGCTATCTCTACGCGGTCTTCAGTCTCAAGCGCGCCGGCGAAGCCGGGGTCGGCGAGACCGAGGGCGCGGCGCTGGAGCGCTGGCGCAAGGCGATCCTCAACGTCGCGATCGAGGAGATGGGGCATCTCGCGATGGTGGCGAACCTCACCGTCGCGGTCGGCGGCCGTCCGCATTTCGGGCGGCCCAATTTCCCGGTCGCCCCCGGCTATTTCCCCTCCGGCGTCGCGGTCCGGCTGACCGGCTTCAACGCCGAGACACTGGATCACTTCATCTTCCTCGAACGGCCGCAAGGGGTCGAGGGCGCGGATAGCGCGGAATTCGAGCAAGACGATTATCGCCGCGAGCAGGCCCGTCCCGGGCTGATGCCGAGCGCGCAGGATTATGCGACCATCGGCTATCTCTACGAAGCGATCCGGTCGAACCTCGGCGCGCTCGATCGTGAGCTCGGCCGCGACGGACTGTTCGTCAGCGGGACCGCGGGCCAGATCGGCCGCGATGTGCTCGATCTCAAGGGCATCGAGCCGATCAGCGATCTGGCCGGCGCGCTGGCGGCGATCGACGTGATCGTCGAACAGGGGGAGGGTTCCGCGGCCGACCGCGAGGAATCGCACTATCGCAGTTTCCTCGGGATCAGGGACGAGTTGGAGGAGCTGACGCGTCAGGATCCCAGCTTCGTGCCCGCCTGGCCAGTCGCCGACAGCCCGGTATTGCGCCAGCCGCCCGAGCCCGAGGGCAAGGTTTTCGTCGATCATCCGGAAGCCGTCACGCTGCTCGATTTCGCCTGCGCCACCTACGGTTTGCTGCTGCGTTGCCTGGTTCAATGCTTTGCCCGTCCCGAAACTGAAGGGGCCGCGCCTAATGCGCTGATGGGGGCAGCGATCGAACTGATGCACGTCCTTGGCGAAACTGCCACCGCGTTGGCGCGCATTCCTGCCACTACGGGACACAACGGCGTCAATGCCGGCATGACCTTCACCATGCTGCGCGGCGTCGAGCCGTTGCTTCACGGCTCGGTCGAGCGGCGACTGCTGGTGGAGCGCGCCGTCGCCTTGTCCAACGCTGCCGGCGCACAAAGCGCGAAGGTCCGCGATGCGCTTACGCGAGCCTCGGACAGCCTTAGGGGCCTGGGCGGTTGA
- a CDS encoding alpha/beta hydrolase family protein: MAAAAEASMCAIPDALLRDPPPDPTAPAQSLAQAIPSGGVNLNAVLYTASGQGPHPTILLLHGLPGNEQNIDLAQSARRAGWNVLTLHYRGSWGSPGSFSFDHCLEDGAAALAWLRARASGPRIDRDRIAVVGHSMGGFVAAHLAAADPGLIGAGLLSGVALGPVFGAADKDRAVAVVDENVGTSEGLHILSGTSPGRLADEAGARSDQWRLETFAPALAGRPLLLVTSDDGFAPGSDALARAVARCGGGKLRQAHFPTDHSYSDHRIALQTEVLTWLHLCDPPAA, encoded by the coding sequence GTGGCCGCCGCCGCCGAAGCGTCGATGTGCGCCATCCCCGATGCCCTGCTCCGCGACCCGCCGCCCGATCCGACCGCGCCGGCGCAGAGCTTGGCCCAGGCGATCCCGAGCGGCGGCGTCAACCTCAACGCGGTCCTCTACACCGCCAGCGGGCAAGGGCCGCACCCGACGATTCTGCTGCTCCACGGTTTGCCCGGCAATGAGCAGAATATCGATCTCGCCCAGTCTGCCCGGCGCGCCGGATGGAACGTGCTGACGCTCCATTACCGCGGGTCGTGGGGCAGCCCAGGCAGCTTCTCGTTTGACCATTGCCTGGAAGATGGCGCGGCCGCGCTGGCCTGGCTGCGCGCCCGTGCCTCCGGCCCGCGCATCGACCGCGACCGGATCGCGGTCGTCGGACACAGTATGGGCGGTTTCGTCGCGGCGCATCTCGCGGCGGCGGACCCCGGCCTGATCGGCGCGGGCCTCCTCTCGGGGGTCGCGCTGGGGCCTGTCTTCGGTGCCGCCGACAAGGACCGGGCAGTCGCGGTCGTCGACGAGAATGTCGGGACCAGCGAGGGATTACACATCCTGTCGGGCACCTCCCCCGGACGGCTCGCCGACGAGGCCGGCGCGCGGTCGGACCAATGGCGCCTCGAAACCTTCGCCCCCGCGCTTGCCGGACGGCCATTGCTCCTCGTCACTTCGGACGACGGATTTGCGCCCGGCAGCGATGCGCTTGCCCGCGCGGTCGCGCGATGTGGCGGCGGCAAGCTGCGGCAGGCGCATTTCCCGACTGACCATAGCTATTCGGATCACCGGATCGCGCTGCAGACCGAAGTGCTAACCTGGCTCCACCTCTGCGACCCACCCGCCGCCTAG
- a CDS encoding HesA/MoeB/ThiF family protein, which produces MEQLTLNPYAFISEVGNQFVINASPRLRYTLSNRNRELIDYLTTAEQIDRDRLRGFLSADRIEEMIRKRVLIVGKPLPREGRYSRQMGFLSFFAGDAARDQAVLGKANVLLLGAGAVGSHVLWNLAAIGVGQITVVDFDTVEESNLNRQLMYWPEDIGRVKVEVICERIGAFNPNIIVTPVIQKIETIEDIRTLLPGHHLVVKSIDTPVESNDWVNEVCVEAGIPYVTGGFLDNMGVVGPVYIPGVGAHCLACLDEPPLSRIHGTGPTFAPLTTIVSSMIAMHAFKILVGQGAALKDQLLMYDVLDNNWSSVSMTSRKACKLCGSPATPVARPVDPVAGKLIAYRTAVVALTLLASIMRLATGNASVGVMMVAVLFASTLALDAITSDQRVVIREIFVAAILYTLIATVTFVLINGLGAPPAGAGDIFGRLQRFFSIALQACLSATVLTFLLILFRTGVQALLRMARRLSPA; this is translated from the coding sequence ATGGAGCAGCTGACGCTCAACCCCTATGCCTTCATCTCCGAAGTCGGCAATCAGTTCGTGATCAATGCCAGCCCGCGGCTGCGCTACACGTTGTCGAACCGCAACCGCGAATTGATCGACTATCTCACGACTGCCGAGCAGATCGACCGCGACCGCCTGCGCGGCTTCCTTTCGGCCGATCGCATCGAGGAGATGATCCGCAAGCGCGTGCTGATCGTCGGCAAGCCGCTGCCCCGCGAGGGCCGCTATTCGCGCCAGATGGGGTTCCTGTCCTTCTTCGCGGGCGATGCCGCGCGCGACCAGGCGGTGCTCGGCAAGGCGAACGTGTTGCTGCTCGGCGCCGGCGCAGTCGGCAGCCACGTCCTGTGGAACCTGGCCGCGATCGGCGTCGGCCAGATCACGGTGGTCGATTTCGACACGGTCGAGGAATCCAATCTCAACCGCCAACTGATGTACTGGCCCGAAGATATCGGGCGGGTGAAGGTGGAAGTGATCTGCGAGAGGATCGGCGCGTTCAACCCGAACATCATCGTCACGCCGGTCATTCAGAAGATCGAGACGATCGAGGACATCCGAACGCTGCTGCCGGGGCACCATCTGGTCGTGAAATCGATCGACACGCCGGTCGAGTCCAACGATTGGGTCAACGAGGTCTGCGTCGAGGCCGGCATTCCCTATGTCACCGGCGGCTTCCTCGACAATATGGGAGTCGTCGGTCCGGTCTACATTCCGGGGGTCGGCGCGCATTGCCTCGCCTGCCTCGACGAACCGCCGCTGTCGCGCATCCACGGCACGGGGCCGACCTTCGCGCCGCTCACCACGATCGTCTCGTCGATGATCGCGATGCACGCCTTCAAGATATTGGTTGGCCAGGGGGCAGCGCTCAAGGACCAGCTGCTGATGTACGACGTGCTCGATAACAATTGGTCGTCCGTTTCGATGACCTCCCGCAAGGCGTGTAAATTGTGCGGCAGCCCGGCGACGCCGGTGGCGAGGCCGGTCGATCCGGTCGCCGGCAAGCTGATCGCGTACCGCACGGCCGTGGTCGCGCTGACCTTGCTCGCCTCGATCATGCGGCTCGCGACCGGGAACGCCTCGGTCGGAGTGATGATGGTGGCGGTGCTGTTCGCCTCTACGCTCGCGCTCGACGCGATCACTTCCGATCAACGGGTGGTCATTCGCGAAATCTTCGTAGCCGCGATCCTGTACACGCTGATCGCAACGGTCACGTTCGTGCTGATCAATGGATTGGGTGCGCCACCGGCCGGGGCAGGAGACATTTTCGGGCGGCTCCAGCGCTTCTTCTCGATCGCATTGCAGGCCTGTCTCAGCGCAACCGTGCTGACCTTCCTCCTGATCCTGTTCCGCACCGGCGTGCAGGCGCTGCTTCGTATGGCCAGGCGGCTCAGCCCAGCCTGA
- a CDS encoding M50 family metallopeptidase produces MIPRLKPSVSFFPINDNLFHVYDSNTARHFKLGRQEVDWLRRFDGQASSDDLRKIVPMEYFDDFLGHLRRMQLIEGSEAPRKIDPLKIKTKLFNPDALLDRSLLFCKIYSAILFMATPFLVLANLAMIGMTWTRVNELNATMLFSPSHIAFFVACVIVSGMLHEMSHALVAKAHGVHVPVIGFMFMLFYPAFYADVSGINLLAKRDDRIRVLVAGILCNNAILFFALAILVISPSQTVASLAAIVIVANLMFALFNLIPFVEYDGYYILCEMLGDPKFAVTSRMAILTRRDVRLINILYFAVSNLFITAIIFLLVNAVRGFVLPWSGAWVANAGAVALFAVAMVLISQRMLRSSGVR; encoded by the coding sequence ATGATACCGAGACTGAAGCCGAGCGTTTCGTTTTTTCCGATCAACGACAATCTCTTCCACGTCTACGATTCCAATACCGCGCGCCATTTCAAGCTCGGCCGGCAAGAGGTCGACTGGCTCCGCCGCTTCGATGGGCAGGCGTCGAGCGACGATCTCCGCAAGATCGTGCCGATGGAATATTTCGACGATTTTCTCGGGCATTTGCGCCGGATGCAGCTGATCGAAGGATCCGAAGCGCCGCGCAAGATCGATCCGCTCAAGATCAAGACCAAATTGTTCAATCCGGACGCTCTGCTCGACCGGTCCCTGCTCTTCTGCAAGATCTACTCGGCGATATTGTTCATGGCGACGCCGTTCCTCGTGCTCGCCAATCTGGCGATGATCGGGATGACCTGGACCCGGGTCAACGAATTGAACGCGACGATGCTGTTCTCGCCGTCGCACATCGCCTTCTTCGTGGCCTGCGTGATCGTGTCGGGCATGCTGCACGAAATGTCGCACGCGCTGGTGGCCAAGGCGCATGGCGTACATGTCCCGGTAATCGGCTTCATGTTCATGCTGTTCTACCCGGCCTTCTACGCCGACGTCAGCGGCATCAACCTGCTGGCAAAGCGCGACGACCGGATCAGAGTGCTGGTTGCCGGTATCCTCTGCAACAACGCGATCCTGTTCTTCGCGCTGGCGATCTTGGTGATTTCGCCAAGCCAGACGGTCGCCAGCCTCGCGGCGATCGTGATCGTGGCGAACCTGATGTTCGCCTTGTTCAACCTGATCCCGTTCGTCGAATATGACGGCTATTACATATTGTGCGAAATGCTCGGCGACCCGAAATTCGCGGTCACGAGCCGCATGGCGATCCTCACGCGGCGTGACGTACGGCTGATCAACATCCTGTATTTCGCGGTGAGCAACCTGTTCATCACCGCGATCATCTTCCTGCTGGTCAACGCCGTGCGCGGGTTCGTGCTGCCGTGGAGCGGGGCATGGGTCGCCAACGCCGGCGCGGTAGCGCTGTTCGCGGTGGCGATGGTGCTGATATCGCAGCGCATGCTGCGCAGCAGCGGGGTACGGTGA
- a CDS encoding helix-turn-helix transcriptional regulator, with protein sequence MINRLRVLRAEQGWSQADLAHRLAVSRQSVNAIETGRYDPSLPLAFKIAELFGLAVENVFTSPTRQS encoded by the coding sequence ATGATCAACCGGCTCAGGGTGTTGCGCGCAGAACAGGGATGGAGCCAGGCCGATCTCGCCCACCGGCTCGCCGTGTCGCGCCAGAGCGTCAATGCGATCGAAACCGGCCGCTACGACCCGTCGCTGCCACTGGCGTTCAAGATCGCCGAACTGTTCGGCCTTGCGGTCGAGAACGTCTTCACCAGCCCGACCCGGCAAAGTTGA
- a CDS encoding Yip1 family protein — protein MIRNLARIFYDPTGAFADIFADRRNHALIPLAVCLFCSALLLYLYYGYVNFGWLVDWMYVGYTDQQKRVLAGLMSKRNMQAFGLAGVLVIVPVLDLLLAIYFVLVTKLQGSNRRFGECFRLVCWAALPVVLLLPAGLITMYLTPSGRLFPEDLNPASLNNLVFHVTRPNPYLTLLSNLNLITIWQIVLMVIGLRQLTGMPTRSAAAIVCAPYLLIYGGWLLILAIGHIK, from the coding sequence TTGATCCGCAATCTGGCGCGCATCTTTTATGATCCGACCGGCGCCTTCGCCGACATCTTTGCCGACCGACGCAATCACGCGCTGATCCCGCTCGCCGTCTGCCTGTTCTGCTCGGCGTTGCTGCTCTATCTTTATTATGGCTACGTCAATTTCGGCTGGCTGGTCGACTGGATGTACGTCGGCTATACCGATCAGCAGAAGCGCGTCCTCGCCGGCCTCATGTCGAAGCGCAACATGCAGGCGTTCGGCCTGGCGGGCGTGCTGGTGATCGTGCCGGTGCTCGATCTCCTGCTTGCCATCTATTTCGTGCTCGTCACCAAATTGCAGGGGTCGAACCGGCGCTTCGGCGAATGTTTTCGGCTGGTCTGCTGGGCGGCGCTGCCGGTGGTGCTGCTGCTCCCGGCCGGCCTGATCACCATGTATCTCACCCCATCGGGCCGGCTGTTTCCCGAAGACCTCAACCCGGCCTCGCTCAACAATCTCGTCTTCCACGTCACCCGGCCCAACCCCTATCTGACGTTGCTGTCCAATCTCAACCTGATCACGATCTGGCAGATCGTGCTGATGGTCATCGGCCTGCGCCAGCTGACGGGGATGCCGACCCGCTCCGCCGCGGCGATCGTCTGCGCGCCTTACCTCCTGATCTATGGCGGCTGGCTGCTCATCCTGGCGATCGGTCATATCAAATGA
- a CDS encoding efflux RND transporter periplasmic adaptor subunit: MKRRWLWFAGIALILLSPILAHLTRREAAQAIEAEHPAYRIVQSSVLTSGSFVYDGQVELSPQVIGRVTHVYVKEGDAVIAGQPILQIDASTYRAALDQQRAGQDIQQQRAVEQRAALTTEQLKFDRMAALAERGFVSRGQLDDARQALVSAQTNLKASQLSISQSRAMLQQAAEELGKTTISSPITGFVTSLNIKPGETAVPSTIGIQGSSLITIARTGSMILELSVDESDVAAIRPGQRVAIHPVSYPDRTLQGVVNFVSLALRRGEGLPVPQPGNARTYTVKVGFPKPDTMVLKPSMTCRAEVFVNSSRPVLSVPLQAVFNNNTATASDDDAPGASDTVVNYVFVMRDGRVAKQIVTLGASDDNFTEIKSGLKPGDIVLVGPYKKVKFLTEGEPVTATIKGSAGHDAA, from the coding sequence ATGAAGCGTCGCTGGCTGTGGTTCGCGGGTATCGCCCTTATCCTGTTGTCCCCGATACTGGCCCATCTCACCCGCCGCGAGGCGGCCCAGGCGATCGAGGCCGAGCATCCCGCCTACCGGATAGTGCAATCGTCGGTGCTCACCTCGGGCAGCTTCGTCTATGACGGGCAAGTCGAACTGTCGCCGCAGGTCATCGGCCGCGTCACCCATGTCTATGTCAAGGAAGGCGACGCGGTCATCGCCGGCCAGCCGATCCTGCAGATCGACGCCAGCACCTACCGCGCCGCGCTCGATCAGCAGCGCGCCGGCCAGGACATCCAGCAGCAGCGCGCGGTGGAGCAGCGCGCCGCGCTGACGACCGAACAGCTCAAGTTCGATCGCATGGCGGCGCTGGCGGAACGCGGCTTCGTCTCGCGCGGCCAGCTCGACGATGCCCGCCAGGCCTTGGTGTCGGCGCAGACCAACCTCAAGGCCAGCCAGCTGTCGATCAGCCAGTCGCGCGCGATGCTCCAGCAGGCCGCCGAGGAGCTCGGCAAGACGACCATCTCCTCCCCGATCACCGGCTTCGTCACCTCGCTCAACATCAAGCCGGGCGAGACTGCCGTGCCCAGCACGATCGGCATCCAGGGATCCTCGCTGATCACGATCGCGCGCACCGGCAGCATGATCCTCGAGCTCAGCGTCGACGAATCGGACGTCGCCGCGATCCGCCCCGGCCAGCGGGTGGCGATCCACCCCGTCTCCTATCCCGACCGCACCTTGCAGGGCGTGGTGAACTTCGTTTCGCTGGCGCTGCGCCGCGGCGAGGGTCTGCCCGTGCCGCAGCCCGGCAATGCCCGCACCTATACCGTCAAGGTCGGCTTCCCCAAGCCCGACACGATGGTGCTCAAGCCGTCGATGACATGCCGCGCCGAAGTGTTCGTCAATTCGTCGCGGCCGGTGTTGTCGGTGCCGCTGCAGGCGGTATTCAACAACAACACCGCCACCGCCAGCGACGATGACGCGCCCGGCGCGAGCGACACGGTCGTCAATTATGTGTTCGTCATGCGCGACGGCCGCGTCGCCAAGCAGATCGTCACGCTCGGCGCATCCGACGACAATTTCACCGAGATCAAATCGGGCCTCAAGCCCGGCGATATCGTGCTCGTCGGCCCCTACAAGAAGGTGAAGTTCCTCACCGAAGGCGAACCCGTCACCGCCACCATCAAGGGGTCCGCCGGCCATGATGCGGCTTGA
- a CDS encoding ABC transporter ATP-binding protein, protein MMRLEEVTKRYLVGDHTVNALAGISLTIEANSYIAFIGSSGSGKSTMMNLLGCLDRPTSGRYVLNGKAIADMSEQELAVVRNQEVGFIFQSFNLLPRLTVLQNVIQPLVYRRMAAAERKERAWKALRRVGLDGRAAHLPSQISGGQRQRVAIARALVTEPSILLADEPTGNLDSRTAAEILEVFDQLHAEGATLVVVTHDPKVAQRSSRVVTLSDGQVERDERRAAA, encoded by the coding sequence ATGATGCGGCTTGAAGAGGTCACCAAACGGTATCTGGTCGGCGATCACACCGTCAACGCGCTCGCCGGGATCAGCCTGACGATCGAGGCCAATTCCTACATCGCCTTCATCGGCTCGTCCGGCTCGGGCAAGTCGACCATGATGAACCTGCTCGGCTGCCTCGATCGGCCGACCAGCGGCCGCTATGTCCTCAACGGCAAGGCCATTGCCGACATGAGCGAGCAGGAGCTCGCCGTGGTGCGCAACCAGGAGGTCGGCTTCATTTTCCAGAGCTTCAACCTGCTGCCCCGCCTCACCGTATTGCAGAACGTCATCCAGCCTCTGGTCTATCGCCGGATGGCCGCGGCCGAGCGCAAGGAGCGCGCGTGGAAGGCGCTCCGCCGCGTCGGGCTCGACGGCCGCGCCGCCCATCTCCCCAGCCAGATCTCGGGCGGCCAGCGCCAGCGCGTCGCGATCGCGCGCGCGCTCGTCACCGAGCCCTCGATCCTGCTCGCCGACGAGCCGACCGGCAATCTCGACAGCCGCACCGCCGCCGAAATCCTCGAAGTGTTCGATCAGCTCCACGCCGAGGGCGCGACGCTCGTCGTCGTCACCCACGATCCCAAGGTCGCGCAGCGCAGCTCGCGCGTGGTGACGCTCAGCGATGGCCAGGTCGAACGCGACGAGCGGCGGGCGGCGGCATGA
- a CDS encoding ABC transporter permease — MNSYGVILQLAFSNVLRYSSRSFLTALGITVSVASLVLVVALVQGVSSSVTSSFDNLGASVLTVQSQTSFADQLLGKRNRLTFVDYTKLTRAVRGVTNMVPAFFPYGGGAAEVRFGNRSTSTRVLAVSPMYQDTYKVYPALGRFFTAGDEQSKRKVCVIGDRVRKDLKLGRNPIGQFLNISGSWFKIVGVMEARGEIFGISQDDYVLMPFSTGETELANVNQQDINIAMNVRNVDEIKQVQDRIETLLRGFHNLKPRQDNDFTVMTARQLTESISTITNMLTIVFGGMIGISMLVGGIGIMNIMLASVNERVREIGICKALGAQRHHILLQFLAEAGIISTLGGIVGLMIGGALAYAATLLVPALGTVHMPLWAVILSLGFSTLVGLFFGVTPAAHAASLDPIEALRYE, encoded by the coding sequence ATGAACTCCTACGGCGTCATCCTCCAGCTCGCCTTCAGCAATGTGCTGCGATACTCCTCGCGCAGCTTCCTCACCGCGCTCGGCATCACCGTCAGCGTCGCCTCGCTCGTGCTCGTGGTGGCCTTGGTCCAGGGCGTCTCCTCGTCGGTGACGAGCAGCTTCGACAATCTCGGCGCGTCGGTGCTCACCGTTCAGTCGCAGACCAGTTTCGCCGATCAATTGCTCGGCAAGCGCAACCGGTTGACCTTCGTCGATTATACCAAGCTCACCCGCGCCGTGCGCGGCGTCACCAACATGGTCCCCGCCTTCTTCCCTTATGGCGGCGGCGCGGCCGAGGTGCGCTTCGGCAACCGCTCGACCTCCACCCGCGTGCTCGCGGTCTCGCCGATGTATCAGGACACCTACAAGGTCTATCCGGCGCTCGGCCGCTTCTTCACCGCCGGCGACGAGCAGTCGAAGCGCAAGGTGTGCGTGATCGGCGATCGCGTGCGCAAGGATCTCAAGCTCGGCCGCAACCCGATCGGCCAGTTCCTCAACATCAGTGGCTCGTGGTTCAAGATCGTCGGCGTGATGGAGGCGCGCGGCGAGATCTTCGGCATCAGCCAGGACGATTACGTGCTGATGCCTTTCTCGACCGGCGAGACCGAGCTCGCCAACGTCAACCAGCAGGACATCAATATCGCGATGAACGTCCGCAACGTGGACGAGATCAAGCAGGTCCAGGACCGGATCGAGACGTTGCTGCGGGGCTTCCACAACCTCAAGCCGCGCCAGGACAACGACTTCACGGTAATGACCGCGCGCCAGCTGACCGAATCGATCTCGACCATTACCAACATGCTGACGATCGTGTTCGGCGGCATGATCGGCATTTCGATGCTGGTCGGCGGCATCGGCATCATGAACATCATGCTCGCTTCGGTGAACGAGCGCGTGCGCGAGATCGGCATCTGCAAGGCGCTCGGCGCGCAACGCCACCACATCTTGCTGCAATTCCTCGCCGAGGCCGGGATCATCTCCACGCTCGGCGGCATCGTCGGATTGATGATCGGCGGCGCGCTCGCTTATGCGGCGACCTTGCTCGTGCCGGCGCTGGGGACGGTGCACATGCCGTTATGGGCGGTGATCTTGTCGCTCGGCTTCTCGACCCTCGTCGGCCTGTTCTTCGGCGTCACCCCCGCCGCCCACGCCGCCTCGCTCGATCCGATCGAGGCGCTGCGCTACGAATGA
- a CDS encoding DUF2171 domain-containing protein yields MADLSNITEHMEVIGADGVHVGTVDHVEGDRIKLTKKDSGADVEEGQGGHSGHHHYISGGLVAEVEGDKVRLSANADVAITFEEEE; encoded by the coding sequence ATGGCAGATCTGTCGAACATCACCGAACATATGGAAGTCATCGGCGCCGACGGCGTCCATGTCGGCACGGTCGATCATGTCGAAGGCGACCGTATCAAGCTGACCAAGAAGGACAGCGGCGCCGACGTGGAAGAAGGCCAGGGCGGCCATTCGGGCCACCATCATTATATCTCGGGCGGCCTCGTCGCCGAAGTCGAGGGCGACAAGGTGCGCCTGTCGGCCAATGCCGACGTCGCGATCACGTTCGAGGAAGAAGAATAA